A window of Hevea brasiliensis isolate MT/VB/25A 57/8 chromosome 14, ASM3005281v1, whole genome shotgun sequence contains these coding sequences:
- the LOC110666533 gene encoding translation initiation factor IF-1, chloroplastic — MTSTTAQVHILAAPGFSSPSSTKPTTLSPRTVFFSQGIVIKTTPLNLSISPPPPRFDVSTHAKGNPTGEQKWTHEGSVTESLPNGMFRVRLDNADVIIGYISGKIRKNFVRILPGDRVKVEVSRYDSSRGRIVYRMRNRDPSND; from the coding sequence ATGACCTCCACCACCGCCCAAGTCCACATCCTCGCCGCACCCGGGTTCTCTTCTCCGTCCTCTACAAAACCGACCACTCTTTCTCCGAGAACAGTCTTCTTTAGCCAGGGAATCGTCATCAAAACGACGCCGCTCAACCTCTCAATTTCACCTCCACCTCCAAGATTCGATGTTTCAACACATGCAAAGGGCAATCCAACTGGGGAGCAGAAATGGACCCATGAAGGTTCAGTGACCGAATCGCTCCCCAACGGTATGTTTCGGGTTCGCTTAGACAATGCAGATGTGATTATAGGGTATATTTCGGGCAAGATAAGGAAGAATTTTGTGCGGATATTGCCTGGAGATAGAGTTAAGGTTGAGGTCAGTCGATACGATTCCTCTAGAGGCCGTATTGTTTATAGAATGCGTAACAGAGATCCCAGCAATGATTAA
- the LOC110666532 gene encoding phosphoribosylamine--glycine ligase has product MSCATVNRIPSLKLNGNSTNANSLPLSNSLSCFFGNSSSSFFFPGPLISSHSKNHCYFRHVIKGYRSFSSVFKCVSQKSEPSVSINAHGNGASEERVIVLVIGGGGREHALCYALQRSPSCDAVFCAPGNAGISNSGHATCIPDLDISDSSAVISFCRKWSVELVVVGPEAPLVAGLANDLVKAGIPTFGPSAEAAALEGSKNFMKSLCDKYGIPTAKYQTFTDPSVAKQYIQDQGAPIVIKADGLAAGKGVIVAMTLEEAYQAVDSMLVKGVFGSAGCRVIVEEYLEGEEASFFALVDGETAIPLESAQDHKRVGDGDTGPNTGGMGAYSPAPVLTKELQSAVMETIILPTVKGMTAEGCKFVGVLYAGLMIEKKSGLPKLIEYNVRFGDPECQVLMVRLESDLAQILLAACRGELSGVSLNWSPGSAMVVVMASKGYPGSYEKGTVIGNLEEAQNVAPTVQIFHAGTALDADGNFIATGGRVLGVTAKGRDLQEARDRAYQAVEEINWPGGFYRRDIGWRALPQKQFATRK; this is encoded by the exons ATGTCTTGTGCTACTGTAAACCGGATACCTTCTCTGAAACTCAATGGCAACTCCACCAACGCCAACTCTTTGCCATTATCAAACAGTCTCTCTTGCTTCTTTGGCAactcctcttcttctttcttctttccggGGCCCTTGATTTCCAGTCACAGCAAAAATCATTGTTATTTCCGCCATGTAATCAAGGGCTATAGGTCGTTTTCCTCCGTGTTTAAGTGTGTTTCCCAAAAATCAGAGCCGTCAGTTTCGATTAATGCCCATGGAAACGGTGCTTCTG AAGAGAGAGTGATTGTGTTGGTTATTGGTGGAGGGGGAAGAGAACATGCACTTTGTTATGCATTGCAACGATCTCCCTCTTGTGATGCTGTCTTCTGTGCTCCTGGCAATGCAGGGATTTCCAACTCTGGGCATGCCACTTGTATTCCAGACCTTGACATTTCTGATAGCTCAGCTGTGATATCATTCTGCCGCAAATGGAGTGTAGAACTGGTTGTTGTTGGACCGGAGGCACCTCTGGTTGCTGGCCTTGCAAATGATCTAGTGAAGGCTGGAATCCCTACTTTTGGCCCATCTGCAGAGGCTGCAGCTTTGGAAGGTTCAAAGAACTTTATGAAGAGCTTGTGTGACAAATATGGAATTCCTACTGCGAAG TACCAAACATTTACAGATCCATCTGTTGCAAAGCAATATATTCAGGACCAGGGAGCTCCTATAGTTATCAAAGCAGATGGATTGGCTGCTGGGAAAGGGGTTATTGTCGCTATGACGTTGGAGGAGGCATATCAAGCTGTGGATTCAATGCTTGTGAAAGGTGTTTTTGGTTCTGCAGGTTGCCGTGTCATTGTTGAGGAATATCTGGAAGGAGAAGAAGCATCTTTCTTTGCACTGGTGGATGGAGAGACTGCTATTCCTTTAGAATCTGCTCAGGACCATAAGCGTGTTGGGGATGGTGATACCGGACCTAATACCGGTGGGATGGGTGCGTACTCTCCTGCACCAGTGTTAACAAAAGAACTTCAATCAGCAGTTATGGAAACTATAATTCTCCCAACAGTGAAAGGAATGACAGCAGAGGGTTGCAAGTTTGTTGGAGTTTTATATGCTGGGTTAATGATAGAGAAGAAGTCTGGCTTGCCTAAGCTAATTGAGTATAATGTGCGGTTTGGAGATCCAGAATGCCAG GTTCTAATGGTTAGGTTGGAATCTGATCTTGCACAAATTCTGCTTGCCGCATGTAGAGGAGAATTAAGTGGAGTATCACTGAACTGGTCCCCAGGGTCTGCCATGGTGGTGGTAATGGCAAGTAAAGGCTACCCTGGATCCTATGAGAAAGGGACTGTGATTGGAAACCTTGAAGAAGCTCAAAATGTTGCTCCAACAGTTCAGATATTTCATGCTGGAACTGCTTTGGATGCAGATGGCAACTTCATTGCGACTGGGGGCCGGGTGCTGGGGGTTACTGCCAAGGGAAGAGATCTTCAAGAGGCAAGGGATAGAGCCTATCAGGCAGTTGAGGAAATCAACTGGCCGGGAGGGTTCTACCGCCGGGACATTGGATGGAGAGCACTTCCCCAGAAGCAATTTGctacaagaaaataa
- the LOC110666531 gene encoding uncharacterized protein LOC110666531 — MANEAAASGGVSCVGVADEFGPSSGGSSPKSRMKFLCSYGGKILPRAADGHLKYVGGETRVIAVPRDISFSELMKKLSSEFEGDMVLKYQLIPEDLEVLVSVRNNDDMKHMLDEYDRHENEGAAKLRAFMFPSNPVILENQNIPADPQAIEQHYIDAINNTVHSFSNFRLPLVNVNRSSFSLSACSSPKGNSPDGITVDSVTHEPTFMNSYHNHSTRFPMHKVHSSPSLYNLNTHHHQTNNNYSNHHFYQHHHQYYQHHQQHHPHGYQSSRLANEPYRLTPSFSYGRLDIGRYHSNVQSVGNSNVHNMVSGNSS, encoded by the exons ATGGCTAATGAAGCTGCCGCGAGTGGTGGTGTCTCCTGCGTTGGAGTTGCTGATGAGTTTGGACCATCATCGGGGGGGTCGTCTCCGAAAAGTAGGATGAAGTTCTTGTGTAGCTATGGCGGGAAAATCTTGCCGAGAGCCGCTGATGGCCACTTAAAGTATGTCGGCGGTGAGACGCGTGTCATTGCAGTTCCGAGGGATATTAGCTTCTCAG AGTTAATGAAGAAGCTTAGTTCAGAATTTGAAGGTGATATGGTGCTGAAGTACCAGCTGATACCTGAAGATCTTGAGGTGTTGGTCTCTGTAAGAAATAATGACGATATGAAGCACATGCTTGATGAATATGATCGCCATGAAAATGAAGGAGCTGCAAAGCTTCGAGCTTTCATGTTCCCTTCCAATCCTGTCATTCTGGAGAACCAAAATATCCCTGCAGATCCTCAAGCAATAGAACAACATTATATCGATGCCATCAATAATACAGTTCATTCATTTTCCAATTTTAGACTTCCCCTTGTCAATGTGAATCGCTCCAGCTTTAGCCTCTCGGCTTGCTCTTCTCCGAAAGGCAATTCCCCTGATGGTATTACTGTTGATTCTGTGACCCATGAGCCCACTTTCATGAATAGCTATCACAATCATAGTACTAGATTTCCTATGCATAAAGTACATAGCTCTCCTAGTCTCTACAATCTCAATACCCATCACCACCAAACAAACAACAACTACAGCAATCACCATTTCTATCAGCACCATCACCAATACTATCAACACCACCAGCAACACCATCCACATGGCTATCAATCTTCGAGACTGGCTAACGAACCTTACAGGTTGACACCTTCTTTTTCATATGGACGGCTAGATATCGGAAGGTATCACTCAAATGTACAAAGTGTGGGGAACTCAAATGTACATAATATGGTGAGTGGAAACTCCAGCTAA
- the LOC110666527 gene encoding phosphatidylserine decarboxylase proenzyme 2 isoform X2 — MGHASSKSPPEEEEGSHLSRLKQKLHIHGHHHHRLRRVFRRSHGNGSGSGASCLKLLAAEDFAGIALISLISAEMKFKDKWLACVSLGEKTFRTEISDHTEKPVWNSEKKLLLERNGPHLARISVFETNRISKNNLIGYCEIDLLEFLTRDPIETEKSFARHILSIVDYNEDGQLSFSEFCDLIKAFGNQVAANKREELFKAADKNGDGVVSMDELADLLAIQQEKEPLITCCPVCGEILEVSDRLNTVVHLSLCFDEGTGNQIMTGGFLTDKQASYGWIFKLSEWAHFSTYDVGLNFGSSASHILVFDRRTKRLVEELIDGKIVMSMRTIYQSKIGLRLIDKGAKELLISISEKQGRKMNSAESAKDIPKFVEFFKDQLNLAEVKYPLEHFKTFNEFFIRELKPGVRPIAFMEHDDVAVCAADSRLMAFKNIADSLRFWIKGQKFSTQGLLGKEIRSSNFIDGSLVIFRLAPQDYHRFHVPVSGTIEKLVNVPGNLYTVNPIAVNSKYCNVFTENKRVVSIISTAEFGKVAFVAIGATMVGSITFLKKEGDSIKKGDEFGYFSFGGSTVICVFEKGAIQIDEDLLANSSRSLETLVSVGMKLGIATRKQSETDLPNLENFVLEA, encoded by the exons ATGGGTCATGCAAGCTCCAAATCTCCTCCAGAAGAAGAGGAAGGGTCGCACCTTTCTCGGCTGAAGCAGAAGCTTCACATCCACGGTCACCACCATCATCGTCTCCGTCGTGTTTTCCGTCGTTCTCATGGAAACGGCTCTGGCTCTGGTGCTTCTTGTCTCAAACTCCTCGCTGCTGAGGATTTTGCTGGAATCGctctcatttctctcattagC GCGGAGATGAAGTTTAAAGACAAGTGGCTTGCTTGCGTTTCTCTTGGAGAGAAGACTTTTCGCACTGAGATTTCTGATCA CACAGAAAAGCCTGTTTGGAACTCA GAAAAGAAACTTCTTTTGGAAAGAAATGGGCCTCATCTTGCTAGGATCTCCGTATTTGAG ACCAATAGAATATCGAAGAACAATCTCATAGGCTATTGTGAGATTGATCTACTTGAATTTCTAACACGG GATCCAATTGAAACAGAAAAAAGCTTTGCAAGGCACATCTTGTCAATTGTG GATTACAATGAAGATGGACAGCTTTCATTCTCAGAGTTCTGTGATTTAATTAAAGCTTTTGGCAATCAAGTGGCAGCTAACAAG AGAGAGGAGCTTTTTAAAGCTGCTGACAAGAATGGGGATGGTGTTGTGAGCATGGATGAGTTAGCTGACCTTCTTGCTATTCAACAAGAAAA AGAGCCTCTTATTACTTGTTGCCCTGTTTGTGGTGAGATTCTTGAAGTTTCTGATAGGCTAAACACAGTTGTTCATCTGAGTCTCTGTTTCGATGAAGGGACTGGAAACCAAATTATGACTGGAGGTTTTCTGACTGATAAACAAGCTTCATATGG GTGGATTTTTAAACTGAGTGAATGGGCACACTTTTCGACATATGATGTTGGTTTGAATTTTGGGTCCAGTGCTTCGCATATTCTG GTATTTGATAGGAGGACAAAGAGACTAGTGGAGGAGTTAATTGATGGCAAGATTGTGATGTCAATGAGAACTATTTACCAATCAAAAATAGGGCTTCGTCTTATAGACAAAG GTGCTAAAGAACTCTTGATTAGCATTTCTGAGAAGCAAGGAAGGAAAATGAATTCTGCTGAATCCGCAAAAGACATTCCAAAATTTGTTGAATTCTTTAAG GATCAACTCAATCTGGCTGAAGTTAAGTATCCATTGGAACATTTTAAG ACATTCAATGAGTTCTTCATAAGGGAGTTAAAGCCTGGTGTAAGACCCATTGCTTTCATGGAACATGATGATGTTGCTGTTTGTGCAGCTGATAGCCGTCTGATGGCATTTAAAAATATAGCAGATAGCTTACGATTTTGGATCAAG ggccagaaattttctactcaagGCCTTTTGGGAAAGGAAATACGTTCTAGTAATTTCATCGATGGATCGTTGGTCATATTTCGATTGGCACCACAG GATTATCACCGTTTTCATGTACCAGTTTCTGGAACcattgagaaacttgtaaatgtcCCTGGAAATTTATACACG GTTAATCCTATCGCTGTCAATAGCAAGTATTGTAATGTTTTCACAGAGAATAAGCGAGTCGTATCAATCATTTCTACTGCAGAATTTGGAAAG GTGGCATTTGTAGCAATTGGAGCAACAATGGTTGGCAGCATTACTTTTTTGAAAAAGGAAGGCGACTCCATCAAGAAAGGAGATGAG TTTGGATATTTTTCATTCGGAGGAAGCACAGTGATTTGTGTCTTCGAAAAG GGTGCAATTCAGATTGATGAAGATCTCCTAGCCAACAGTTCCAGGTCACTAGAAACCTTAGTTTCTGTTGGAATGAAGTTGGGTATTGCCACAAGAAAACAATCAGAAACTGATTTgccaaacttggaaaattttgtgtTAGAAGCTTGA
- the LOC110666527 gene encoding phosphatidylserine decarboxylase proenzyme 2 isoform X1, producing the protein MGHASSKSPPEEEEGSHLSRLKQKLHIHGHHHHRLRRVFRRSHGNGSGSGASCLKLLAAEDFAGIALISLISAEMKFKDKWLACVSLGEKTFRTEISDHTEKPVWNSEKKLLLERNGPHLARISVFETNRISKNNLIGYCEIDLLEFLTRDSDSDFEVFELFDPSSSSIVVGKISVSCSVEDPIETEKSFARHILSIVDYNEDGQLSFSEFCDLIKAFGNQVAANKREELFKAADKNGDGVVSMDELADLLAIQQEKEPLITCCPVCGEILEVSDRLNTVVHLSLCFDEGTGNQIMTGGFLTDKQASYGWIFKLSEWAHFSTYDVGLNFGSSASHILVFDRRTKRLVEELIDGKIVMSMRTIYQSKIGLRLIDKGAKELLISISEKQGRKMNSAESAKDIPKFVEFFKDQLNLAEVKYPLEHFKTFNEFFIRELKPGVRPIAFMEHDDVAVCAADSRLMAFKNIADSLRFWIKGQKFSTQGLLGKEIRSSNFIDGSLVIFRLAPQDYHRFHVPVSGTIEKLVNVPGNLYTVNPIAVNSKYCNVFTENKRVVSIISTAEFGKVAFVAIGATMVGSITFLKKEGDSIKKGDEFGYFSFGGSTVICVFEKGAIQIDEDLLANSSRSLETLVSVGMKLGIATRKQSETDLPNLENFVLEA; encoded by the exons ATGGGTCATGCAAGCTCCAAATCTCCTCCAGAAGAAGAGGAAGGGTCGCACCTTTCTCGGCTGAAGCAGAAGCTTCACATCCACGGTCACCACCATCATCGTCTCCGTCGTGTTTTCCGTCGTTCTCATGGAAACGGCTCTGGCTCTGGTGCTTCTTGTCTCAAACTCCTCGCTGCTGAGGATTTTGCTGGAATCGctctcatttctctcattagC GCGGAGATGAAGTTTAAAGACAAGTGGCTTGCTTGCGTTTCTCTTGGAGAGAAGACTTTTCGCACTGAGATTTCTGATCA CACAGAAAAGCCTGTTTGGAACTCA GAAAAGAAACTTCTTTTGGAAAGAAATGGGCCTCATCTTGCTAGGATCTCCGTATTTGAG ACCAATAGAATATCGAAGAACAATCTCATAGGCTATTGTGAGATTGATCTACTTGAATTTCTAACACGG gATTCGGATTCTGACTTTGAGGTCTTTGAACTTTTTGATCCTTCTTCATCTAGCATAGTTGTTGGCAAAATTTCTGTTTCATGTTCTGTTGAG GATCCAATTGAAACAGAAAAAAGCTTTGCAAGGCACATCTTGTCAATTGTG GATTACAATGAAGATGGACAGCTTTCATTCTCAGAGTTCTGTGATTTAATTAAAGCTTTTGGCAATCAAGTGGCAGCTAACAAG AGAGAGGAGCTTTTTAAAGCTGCTGACAAGAATGGGGATGGTGTTGTGAGCATGGATGAGTTAGCTGACCTTCTTGCTATTCAACAAGAAAA AGAGCCTCTTATTACTTGTTGCCCTGTTTGTGGTGAGATTCTTGAAGTTTCTGATAGGCTAAACACAGTTGTTCATCTGAGTCTCTGTTTCGATGAAGGGACTGGAAACCAAATTATGACTGGAGGTTTTCTGACTGATAAACAAGCTTCATATGG GTGGATTTTTAAACTGAGTGAATGGGCACACTTTTCGACATATGATGTTGGTTTGAATTTTGGGTCCAGTGCTTCGCATATTCTG GTATTTGATAGGAGGACAAAGAGACTAGTGGAGGAGTTAATTGATGGCAAGATTGTGATGTCAATGAGAACTATTTACCAATCAAAAATAGGGCTTCGTCTTATAGACAAAG GTGCTAAAGAACTCTTGATTAGCATTTCTGAGAAGCAAGGAAGGAAAATGAATTCTGCTGAATCCGCAAAAGACATTCCAAAATTTGTTGAATTCTTTAAG GATCAACTCAATCTGGCTGAAGTTAAGTATCCATTGGAACATTTTAAG ACATTCAATGAGTTCTTCATAAGGGAGTTAAAGCCTGGTGTAAGACCCATTGCTTTCATGGAACATGATGATGTTGCTGTTTGTGCAGCTGATAGCCGTCTGATGGCATTTAAAAATATAGCAGATAGCTTACGATTTTGGATCAAG ggccagaaattttctactcaagGCCTTTTGGGAAAGGAAATACGTTCTAGTAATTTCATCGATGGATCGTTGGTCATATTTCGATTGGCACCACAG GATTATCACCGTTTTCATGTACCAGTTTCTGGAACcattgagaaacttgtaaatgtcCCTGGAAATTTATACACG GTTAATCCTATCGCTGTCAATAGCAAGTATTGTAATGTTTTCACAGAGAATAAGCGAGTCGTATCAATCATTTCTACTGCAGAATTTGGAAAG GTGGCATTTGTAGCAATTGGAGCAACAATGGTTGGCAGCATTACTTTTTTGAAAAAGGAAGGCGACTCCATCAAGAAAGGAGATGAG TTTGGATATTTTTCATTCGGAGGAAGCACAGTGATTTGTGTCTTCGAAAAG GGTGCAATTCAGATTGATGAAGATCTCCTAGCCAACAGTTCCAGGTCACTAGAAACCTTAGTTTCTGTTGGAATGAAGTTGGGTATTGCCACAAGAAAACAATCAGAAACTGATTTgccaaacttggaaaattttgtgtTAGAAGCTTGA